One genomic segment of Thunnus albacares chromosome 18, fThuAlb1.1, whole genome shotgun sequence includes these proteins:
- the ankra2 gene encoding ankyrin repeat family A protein 2, giving the protein MDSVTVSASDGTADCPLVSEEMEGICVMPDISAIKTEQSVGASPDDPGTQNVAMGIKFILPNRFDMNVCSRFVKSLNEEDSKNIQDQVNSDLEVASVLFKAECNIQTSPSPGIQVRHVYTPSTTKHFSPIKQSTTLTNKHRGNEVSSTPLLVHSLSIHQLAAQGEMVFLASRIEQETVINLQDEEGFTPLMWAAAHGQIAVVEFLLQNGADPNLLAKGRESALSLACSKGYTDIVKMLIDCGVDVNEYDWNGGAPLLYAVHGNHVRCVEILLESGADPTIESDSGFNAMDMAVAMGHRNVQQVMEAHLLKLLMGIRE; this is encoded by the exons ATGGACAGCGTTACCGTGTCGGCCTCAGATGGGACAGCTGACTGTCCTCTGGTCTCTGAGGAAATGGAGGGGATCTGTGTAATGCCAGATATAAGTGCCATCAAGACTGAGCAGTCGGTGGGTGCGAGCCCAGATGACCCAGGCACCCAAAATGTGGCCATGGGGATCAAGTTCATCCTGCCAAACCGTTTTGATATGAATGTTTGCTCAAGATTCGTCAAGTCCCTCAACGAGGAGGACAGCAAGAACATCCAGGACCAGGTCAACTCTGATCTGGAGGTGGCTTCTGTTTTATTCAAAG cTGAGTGCAACATCCAGACCTCACCTTCTCCGGGCATACAAGTGCGTCATGTATACACACCATCCACCACCAAACATTTCTCTCCCATCAAGCAGTCCACCACACTCACCAATAAACACCGGGGCAACGAAGTTTCTTCCACACCTCTTCTGGTGCATT cttTGTCCATTCATCAGTTGGCAGCCCAAGGAGAAATGGTTTTTCTGGCTAGCAGGATTGAACAAG AGACTGTGATCAATCTACAAGATGAGGAAGGATTTACACCTCTGATGTGGGCAGCTGCACATGGACAAATTGCTGTTGTCGAGTTTCTGCttcaaaat GGTGCTGACCCCAACCTCCTGGCCAAAGGTAGGGAAAGCGCGTTGTCCTTGGCCTGCAGTAAGGGATACACCGATATTGTGAAGATGCTCATCGACTGTGGTGTCGATGTCAATGAATATGACTGG AATGGTGGAGCCCCTCTGCTCTACGCTGTCCATGGGAACCATGTACGCTGTGTTGAAATCTTGTTAG AGAGTGGTGCTGATCCTACCATCGAGTCAGATTCTGGATTCAATGCAATGGACATGGCGGTGGCTATGGGTCATCGGAATG